cGTATGACATGGTGCTGGCCACCtatgctaattatttattttttaagttttgaaacatttttatttattatatttaatgctgTCTTAAAAGGGGCTATATGGAAGTCTTGGAAGATAATTAGATATATACCAACcctcccccccccacccccaaattCAAGTATGCTTCTACTCCAAATGACTGTTACAAACATTTAAAACGTGGCAAACAGAAATAAATTGTTTTGAAGAAAGCCTACTTAAACTTGATTCTGTAAcacaaatttatgtaaaaaacataataaacgtGATACAGCGCAAAATGTGTCTctccaaatacattttttactggCCAACAGTAGGCCTACGTTTTTTTAATACAGAATTGTGCTTTGAGGTAAACGTTTGCGTGACTGCCGTGATATTTACAAGCAATTTTATCTCTTCTGGGTTGAAATACTGATTCGGATTCCATGAATAGTCATGTATTTGATGCTGTGATGTTTCTTTCAACATACCTTCTAATTTTCATTCGGGTATTTATCTTGCTGCAAATCCTTTGGTCGTCCTCCATGCTTTCTAGCCAACACGTGACGTCGAATGGCGCAGGACTCGCCTTCACTACCAACAATTTGTTGATCAATAGGGAATTGTATGataattttgtttttcaaaatatacCAAGACACGTTTGGATTTTCATATTAAGTCGGAATAAATTCGGAAACATTAGATGTTCGTACATCAAACAATATGTGATCACATTGTAGCAAAATATGTTgttaaaattattactttacacatattcatttttatataaatatcacCTCAAAGGTCAAACATCTATGTGTGAAATGTGCATTAAACGTAAATTGagtgttttagtaaaaaaaaatctaattggtttaaatgtattttaacttgcatcaaacaataaaattattggaaactgttttctttgtttcttttcttgCTAATGTTATATAGGCCTATGAGGTATgaagatattttttaattttaaaaatcttgtgcatgcagtttctcaaaatatttcCGCACCTTATgcgaaaacaattaaaaatggcaTGATTAAATTAATGGTTGATAAGGATGAAACTGTcaattttgattagcattgttatGAGTTTGACTTCTttatttgttgttgctgttttttgtttgtttgattgttataGCAATGATGTACTTTTAAAAGCAGCATATTGTGTACTACCAACATTGCATGCATTATTTCATTCAAAGACATCTAAAGACAGTTTGAGTATATTGGTTTATTGAAAAATGAATTGAAAATTTACCCTGAAATAAGGTCAAAGTACTACTGAAATATCTTTCATACTGACTGTTCCGTGCTGTTGAAGTACATGTCAGGACACTCTGCAACTATTATGCAAATATCAAAAACAAATGGATTTGGTTTAGAGTTCAGTAATGTTTTTTTGACAGGTTattaaaaacaagatcaaaacaGGAATAAACCTGACTAACACCCCTGACacgtttttttattcaaaaagaaattaaaaaatataaataattttaaaaccaatttcatttgtcaagaagaaaagtatttatttttgaattattgattttaaatacaactaaaataaatgtaataaaaactgtCCAAAATAtgacatatacatttatttagttatcATTTGCACTTTTAAAGCATTCATGtatgaatgaaatgaaatcaaTAACTTACTCAGATAGTAGCatacttaaacattttaatatttactaaGACTCAATACTGTCTAAATCAGGGATGGACAAACTTGGTCCTGAAGGActagtgtcctgcagagtttagatccaaccctaatcaaacacaccggCCTATAGCTTTCTTGCGATCTTAAAGAccccaggcctgtagccagcctggtgaaagggctgGTCCTATTTATCAAAAGTGGACCTTGTTGCAATtatacgcctcattttctatttaattatgaaatttaaatactgcattttagtgacagttGAGTTTTATTctgaattagcttgtcagatggtcatcatatCATTTgactattttagccaaaataatattcaaatcatttttaatatgggccgcttttggtgcttcacatatttatttttagtaaattttctttttaagaataaggtccaagatttagaataaaagttaattATAAAGTTGTAAAGCTACTTTtctctattttaaaaaatacagtagcgaaagattTCTCTTACGTCAGATTGTATGTTGTCTTGCACAGAATGTTGGATGCAcgaaaatatttgttagcattggaCAAAACTGGTTAGCAGAAGTCACACCGAAGTGAAATCCAACAGAGAAatttgcttggtcttaaagcctttttcgatgggttatttttaccattataacatagcagtcaaaataggaaaaATTAGTTAATGTATGgtacaaattctggacctttgtcagcgAGGGTGGGTCTTACCGAACCATCTGAACcaccccctggctacaggcctacCCCAGATTAGCATGTGTGATTGATTtatgttggagcaaaactctgcaggacaccaggcCCTCAGGAAAGAGTCTTCCCATCTATTGTCTAATTGGTCATCACACATTAAATATTTCAGTCATTACAAGTGTAcagtaaaatgtattttcaaatgaTTATACATATTGTAAATTCAGATTGATCTTATTTCTGTAAATGTTGATTCTCAAAAATGTTTTAAGTTTTATCTCAGGAAAAGTGCTTCAGTATGACAATCTTTTGCATAAGACGTACAGTACACATTTTGTCTCTTTACTTTACATTTCCTTTTACATGCTAATTAGTCTTGAAGTGGTCTCTTCTGTTGATGAACACACATTTGATGTCAGAAAGTGCAATATCCACACTGCTACATTTCAAAGTGATAATAAATCGGCACATTCCAGTGTTCGGGCAGATGGAAAACTGTTGAGCTGGATCTAAACCACGAGGCACTGGGCATTTCAGGTCCTCAAAAAAATAGCGCATGGCTATGCTCATATAAGCCCCATGACCGACCACCAGTGCATGTACAGGCACACTAGAGACTCCATCATTAGCCAGTCCTGCTGGAGCCTCGGTGCTTTCGTCTGCTGAGGATGTTCCTCCATCTTGTACTTTGTCTTGATGGTCATTTGCTATTCGCTGGTACATGGCCTTCAGAAAATCCTTAATTCGCAACTTCACCTGGAAAAATGTGGCCTTTCTATTAGTGGTGTGCAATTATAACTTACCAAATAACTGTTCACTTATCATTATTGATCAGCGTGTTAGTTTATGTCTGTTGTGGATAAAAATATGACACTAAAACTGCCAGTAGGTGGCAGCAAGTCCTTGTTTTAACAAGcgattcactgaatcattcattcaattgatTTGTTCAAAGTGAGTGATTTATTTAGAAACAATGCAACTTTTCGTCTACATCCGAAATTGCATTCTCAAATTTATAATGCACccattttaaagaaatgtttataaAGCAGTGTgaaaattatacattgacgattaGGGTTGGTGGAGGGGTAACGTTAGTATGTTAGTTcggtaatgttagtttgtgtaatacatgcttcagtcatttatgtatttatttaaattacatctaatttattaataaaacatttaactttGCAGTGTTTTGAtggatatttagtgtattctgatgTAAAGTAtcctctgattagctatttcaggCATCAaacttcattttcttgtcggcttagtccctttattaatctggggtcgccacagcggaatgaaccgccaacttatccagcaagttttttacgcagtggatgcccttccagccgcaacccatctctgggaaaaggcatcaaactatgcatctaatttgactttactttcagGCTATTTGTACATACAAATGCATATTTTATGACAAAACAGTCTTGTGAATACTTACTATGTCTGGTGCTCTGGATCTGCCAGTTTCAGattgttatatgaattttttTCTGGCACAAAGTAATTGGTGTGGTTATGTATATTCACAAATATACGGGAGGTCAAATGTatacttatattattattttaataaataacattattatttaaaaagcagTGAACTATTTATCAgtattaaagggctgacccccCATAAATCTTGCTTTAATGTCTTTGATCAATATCAAGCATAAATTAATTTGCACCCTGACATAGAGTATGTAGTATGGACATACTATGTTCAATCACCATGTTGTTAGAGTAACATGACTAGCCCAGTCCGATCTCAAGAGGAAACGCAACTATTTTAAGTATTGTCCGAAAAATGgccaattttattaaaatgtaaatgtattgtaaaatggaaaaaaaataatgtaaatgtaaatctaattatttttaaaaggaggcaggCTCCAAACTCCACCGCTAAGCCAATCCCTCACtgtgggatgagcaaatcatcctaaaatgtatgaatgaaatcaTGCAAATTGATATGAGTAagcctctaaatcaaaaagttacaaactgcagtgagattgtgttgaactaaacacatttttatgATTGCATGACTGAATCTTGGActcatttaaataattcaaatacaaATTAACTCAGTGCAGTGTTGCACTGGGTTGTACAAATGTTCTGGTTCTGCTTTGTTTGAAACAATTaactggtgaaaaaaaaaatcaaattgtcATTTAAATGAAAGTTATGAAATATATAAAACGTTTGTGTATGAATATCACATTGTAGGGTTGTGCTGAAAAACAACACTCCTGCTTGTGGGCTTAAACATGACACTTTACAACAATATTTCATTAGTTACTTTtagttaactaacatgaactaacaaaagAGCATTTGTTAcagtactttttttaaaaatctttttttaatgttagtaAACTACTTGCTGCTAGTTCGTGTAAGCTAAAAGTTATTAACAGATGCACAATTTGTTATTAATAGTATAAATGCTCAAATAACCAAGATTAACATCATTACTAAGATTAACTTTATCACTAGTTCACATTAACTAATATAGAAAACCAATGTTAACAACTAGAACCTTAAAGGCACagtttcacccaaaaaatgaaaatgtactcatccttcactcattccaaacttatttgagtttctttggtctgctcaagggcgaggcagtggcgcagtaggtagtgctgtcacctcatagcaagaaggtcgctggtttgaacctcggctcagtaggcgtttctgtgtggagtttgcatgttctccctgcctttgcgtgggtttcctccgggtgctctggtttcccccacagtccaaagacatgcggtacaggtgaattgggtaggctaaattgtccgtagggtgtgtgtgaatgtgtgtgtggatgtttcccagagatgggttgcggctgaaagggcatccgctgcgtaaaaacttgctggataagttggcggttcattccgctgtggcaaccacagattaataaagggactaagccgacaaaatgaatgaatgaatggtctgttcaacacaaaaaagttattttgaaaaatgctgtacccattgacttccagttttttttctactatggaagttggTGAGTCCCAGCtaccagcttttttcaaaatatctccttttttgTTCAACTTCATTCACATTTCCAGAAAACATGGAGCATTGGACACTAAAAACATTTTAGTAATTGAtgacaattagaaaaaaaaaatcaaaacatttaaaaaaaccaaatgcatgtaatattttaatgacaCCCAGTTCATTTTACCTGTTCCATGGTCTCTCCCTCGGGTGGAGTGAACTCTGGTAAAGGCTGTCCTGCTGCTTTAGCCATGTTTTTCATATCTATAACTCGACCTCCCTCAGCTATGCCAAAACTCTGGAGAAAAAAAACTTGTGTAATATGAAAAAGTGTAgacattttttcttattttatcagGCAGTACTTACCCTTTCTATAAGTGATGGATCTGCTACCAGTTCTAAGTCATGGCAGGTTCTGTTGTTTCTTACAATGATCTCAGCAGTctgtattttaaagacatgactaTTCATATatgattataatattaatatattgataTAAGTTTAAAGGTCCCAACAAATACACATTGTAAACAAATAGACACAAAAGAAATTATCGCTTTTTCAAGAAACATTATGATTATAAATTCAGTGGGCATGTGCAACCTTATAACTACATTGCAATATATAGAAATTGTCTGATGCAAATCATGTGGAAAGATAGTATCTTTATCTTATTTGATATTCTTATCAATACTCACTTATTAAATACTTAATCAAGCTTTTTCAGCATTACCATCTTATTTCTGAACAGAATAACCTAAAAAGTGGTTGTTTGATTTGTAGAGAAACATCTCCCTCTACTGGTAAACAGATTGAATGTTTTAGTTACTGGTGTGTTTCTGTTTACCTGCTTGGCACGTTTCATGTTGCTGACAAACACATTTGTAAATTTCACATCCCTGAGGTATTGTCCAGCAGCCTCAGACTGCTGTATGCCAATGTCAGAAAGCAGAGAGTCTATTTTCTGACCTAAAGTTGAAATGATAGATGTGGTCACAATGTGGAAATTTAAATAGGCTAATAATAAACCTCAATGCGTAGAGATAACATATGTTTTAATTTTCTCTTTAAACAATTACCTTGTAAAAGGCCATCTTTGTTGCACTGCGTCTCACCACTGGCAAAAAACACATCACAAGTAATCAATAAAAGCTTTATTACACACTTCATTACCCTTCATTATACACTGCAAGCCAGCACACCTttgttgttgaataaaaagaGGACCATTTGCCAAGGCTGTGGATTATATGTAATacttttttctcaaacatattcatttttcttcatgtATCATCAGAAGCAATGACTGAAATGAATTATGgtgtttatgattttttttatttacattatatgctgcttattattatgtataaataaatatgaggTTGAGAaacttaataataaatttaaaaaattgggTGAGCCttgtttttttgcaattattattattattatcattatcatcataataACCTTTTGACTGCCCCTCTACACTCTCAGAACTAAAGGTACTTGATctgtcactgggatggtacctttttttgtaaagatttgtgcCTAAAAGGTCCCTATTGATACCTCAAGTGTACATAATAGTACCTAAAAAGAACataagtgttcctcttaaaatttgtaggtactaatatatacttttgaggaacaaatatggacccttcaagtacaaatgtgtaccttttcaaaaggtatcaccccagtgacagctcatgtacgtttatttctgagagtggctTTATAATGGCTTTATAGGTAATAGTCCTGTAATTTAGGTCATAAtcttgttgcactactacacttgattttggttttattgtaaccCCCACCcttcaaaaaatgttaaatgagacttgaaatattttatggcatacttaaaaaaaaaggtgattttgtattcaaaaatatattatttagactttttttattattaattggtcttatacttcatattttcatgtttttcatagtatatgtattaagtccagtacttttaccataatccgacatatcaaccatttggtagataCCTCTACCATTTGGTTGAggtattttagaaattatggaatGCATTGAGTatgttaactagtgacattaggaCATTTTTTTCTTGGTGTAGTTAAATTGATAAAGCAAGTTTTCTTAAACTATTGATCTTTATCCATCtaactatccatctatctgtctatctatctatacacacacacacacacacacacacacacacacacacacacacacacatatatatatatatatatatatatatatatatatatatatatatatatgtatatatatatatgtatatatatatatgtatatatatatatatgtatatatatatatgtatatatatatatatatatatatatatatatatatatatatatatatatatatatatatatatacatacatatatttatatacacatatatatacacacacacacacacacacacacatatatatatatatatatatatatatatatatatatatatatatatatatatatatatatatatatatatatatgttaaaatataatatattttaaatatatgtagcctATCTGTCTATTTAACATATATAGTGAATGTAGAAGTTGCCGTTTGAGTAAGTTTACCTCTGACCTTTCACTAAAGATGGATTCGTATTGACCTTTAGGCATAAGCTACAACAACACGAGAAATACAATATGAGGAACCCTTATTGCCTCTAGAGAAGCTCTAATGTTACTTACATTACATTACCTAGGTTACTCAATCTGTGGCGTGATTTTAGTTAACTTATAGGCTACTATACTGTATACAGCGCTTTACATACGTTAGAACTAACAACTTCTAAACTgctcaaatcacttttatttacaattacTTAACCAATTGTGCAGTGTAAATAACTATGAATAGAACAAATCACTTtcataaagcaaacaaaacagaACTTACTGTCGGACTACTGTTAAACCAAAGGCGAGCATGTCGCAGACGCGTCGTGAAAATAATACAATATCTTCACCGTTGATATCGAACTCGGAGTCAATAACAAGCTTTCAGCCCTTTTTACGTTTTCAAATAGCCGCCAGTTGTTGCTGATTTTGGGTCACAGCTCTCTGACAGCTCTTATCCCGGTGTTTGACAAGCCGGAAATGTGTACGCATGCGTTGAGATCCGATTCAATTTTACAAATTGATTCTTTTTGAACGGTTCAATCAACACTTCAGAGATCCTTTAGATTCAAGGCTTGTACTCAAGTTTTACCGATACAGCTAACGTTGTTAatcatagtttttttattaaatacattttgtatttAACCAATTGGTTAATTTTGTGCTCTTTAGTTTGTTGACGCTGAAACAAAATCATTCACATACGCCGCTTCTTGGTTTATTAAACTGTCATTTGTTTAGGCCATCTCTCTTGCCTTGGTATGATAAAATTCATAATACAAATTTCTCCAGGCTGTAGCCTAGCCTATCATTCATCTGATCAGTGAACCAGATCAACCGACTCCTAAGAAGATTCGACTCAATGGAATGATTCGTTCCCTGACGTAAGCCTCGCAGTCATTCGCGGGCTTTGAAATTGTTTAGTTTGTCATTCATCGGTTTTTATTTTAGACTGCATCTCACCAACATTACTCGACACAAAGATATGCTGCTctacattatatatttaaatgcacaCAGCTATTTCTCAGAGAggcatcctaaaacatgaaagtCGACGAAACTGTAACAGCTTTAACCACAGTTATTGACTGAAATAAGGAGAAGAGAGACGTTAAGCTTCTTTCATGGTAAGTTTAATTGACCTTAGCATACAGCATGTACTCTCCTTTAACTTCATTCATGCTCTCAATGACAAATGATTTGAGGTGAACATAAATCCAAAGAATACCAACATAGTTGCTAAGCCCTAATGAGTTGAATGACAGGAAACATTGCTGAACAAAAAAAGTTCAACGTCTGTTTCATTTTTGAATTGTGTCATTTTCATCCGGTTTGTGTCTGATTATTCACACTTTCTCCACAGTTATTCTTAACCAGGTTATAACATGTTGGATAGTTATTTTCACCTCCACAATTTCCAATAAATGGGAAGAATAACATAGGACCAACATAGCACCGCGCTCTTTAAAGCAGATATTAACTGAACGGAGGTTGTGCAACAGACATTACTGAGGTACATGATGTGGTTATAGTGGAGGGAGGAGGCCTTTTCTCAGTGTTGATgtttatttgctatttacaggttTACTGGTCTATCTCCTGACATGAAATGAATACATAAGACATTGTTGACCATTCGCCATCTCCTCCATCCACTATTGCTGATGTCCATGTGGGAGCCTACTTGTTTACATTGAAATTCAGATTCCACTGAATTTACTACACCAGACAAAGCAACATTTTGATATGCTCTTCTTTGTGATGTAATTTCCAGGTTCCCGAAAAAACTGTTATGAGTTGTGTGAGGTAATGGAAAAGTCTTTTATGTCCAGTAAACCTGAGGTATAGAGATACCACACTTACAGAATGTGAcagagaagaagaggaggaaaaaaGATTAAAAGGTAAAGAAACATGCCTTAATAAGAGCACACTGTACAAAGAGCATTTCCAGTCGAATACTCATTTCATGTTCTTCTTTTACCCTCTACTTCTGTATTCTCAAAATATTCTGTAAGCAGTACAATAATTATAACACAATTGTTTATAAAATAGCAGCACACTGATGTGACATCACAAGtatgtaatgttatttttatgtatacgatgaaacaaaaaaaaaatcatagcttTTTAGCAGcggaaaataacaataataataacaatattgacACTTGATTGATGTCTTCACACCCTTTCCATCTCTCATCACTTTGGAATACAGTATCTTCCCCCTTAAGGAACGAAACTTCGGTCCATATTCAACCCACATAGCCACTCACATAATCTGTTAAC
The DNA window shown above is from Danio rerio strain Tuebingen ecotype United States chromosome 25, GRCz12tu, whole genome shotgun sequence and carries:
- the tigara gene encoding probable fructose-2,6-bisphosphatase TIGAR A; translated protein: MLAFGLTVVRHGETQCNKDGLLQGQKIDSLLSDIGIQQSEAAGQYLRDVKFTNVFVSNMKRAKQTAEIIVRNNRTCHDLELVADPSLIERSFGIAEGGRVIDMKNMAKAAGQPLPEFTPPEGETMEQVKLRIKDFLKAMYQRIANDHQDKVQDGGTSSADESTEAPAGLANDGVSSVPVHALVVGHGAYMSIAMRYFFEDLKCPVPRGLDPAQQFSICPNTGMCRFIITLKCSSVDIALSDIKCVFINRRDHFKTN
- the tigara gene encoding probable fructose-2,6-bisphosphatase TIGAR A isoform X1, whose amino-acid sequence is MVRRSATKMAFYKTAEIIVRNNRTCHDLELVADPSLIERSFGIAEGGRVIDMKNMAKAAGQPLPEFTPPEGETMEQVKLRIKDFLKAMYQRIANDHQDKVQDGGTSSADESTEAPAGLANDGVSSVPVHALVVGHGAYMSIAMRYFFEDLKCPVPRGLDPAQQFSICPNTGMCRFIITLKCSSVDIALSDIKCVFINRRDHFKTN
- the tigara gene encoding probable fructose-2,6-bisphosphatase TIGAR A isoform X2 produces the protein MKNMAKAAGQPLPEFTPPEGETMEQVKLRIKDFLKAMYQRIANDHQDKVQDGGTSSADESTEAPAGLANDGVSSVPVHALVVGHGAYMSIAMRYFFEDLKCPVPRGLDPAQQFSICPNTGMCRFIITLKCSSVDIALSDIKCVFINRRDHFKTN